The Osmerus eperlanus chromosome 15, fOsmEpe2.1, whole genome shotgun sequence genome includes a window with the following:
- the LOC134035336 gene encoding uncharacterized protein LOC134035336, whose protein sequence is MASGDSLHLSELRIVLLGGRDEGKSSSGNTILGREEFDLRTTAQCVKRQGEVAGRQVTVVDTPGWWRIYPVESTTELVKQEIVHSVSLCPPGPHTLLLVIKLDVSFTEEDRRSVEGHLQLLSERVWSHTIVLFTHGDCLGDTTIEQHIETEGKALQWLVEKCGNRYHVLNNENRGDDSQVTELLDKTEEMVAANSGDVFYPDIDISKEMNWSSEEYQTSPLPLKRAKSIEGVPPNKWGGGRSDVLSLGSSGYASQTSRPSDHSSGIKPQKSPHTRLNPEPAHSREPPGPIPTSVMPEFTSQTSETSYRLQCPHAGVFQCRLTGLAFQMEGEGEVLYRTVQWDEGLLVSTGQTPAGPLFNISCPQGSVCQLHLPHCEILSGGGLKSLSVAHVSGGNVELPLWGSGETVDTLPHHQGEGAVLPPTTRPQALYSQPGCYTTQRSTPRGSPSNTPKTHRYFNRYGCTTSPEKCELKGVKVEYIVLFQVGRMQRAGSYIDVCSDCTLSRGEVYSVCCDVVEGDMIQPKHVQVYWNYGPNYHPTFQVFLNPNTEEVGLRLLEKAGKGEAVWTARVPLTGSSSLGGRQTEHAQKGCAEEQLRSARLTFVERVSMPVLDNLLDGLLQERVINDCEREAAIAETQRVERARATIDMVLRKGDESWSVMRRLLCDMDPYLHSTLGFK, encoded by the exons ATGGCTTCAG gtgactccctccatctctcagagctgaggattgtgctgctgggggggagagatgaagggaagagttcatcaggaaacaccatcctcggcagagaggagtttgacctgaggacaactgctcagtgtgtgaagagacagggagaagtagcAGGGCGGCAGGTCACTGTGGTCGACACTCCAGGATGGTGGAGGATTTACCCTGTAGAGAGTACTACTGAGCTGGTTAAACAGGAGATAGtacacagtgtgtctctgtgtcctccaggaccccacactctcctcctggtcATCAAGCTGGATGTCTCATtcacagaggaagacagaagaTCAGTAGAGGGACACCTGCAGCTTCTCAGTGAGAGAGTCTGGAGTCACACTATAGTGCTGTTCACTCATGGGGACTGTCTGGGAGACACAACCATTGAGCAGCACATTGAGACAGAAGGGAAGGCCCTCCAGTggcttgttgagaaatgtgggaacaggtatCATGTTCTCAACAATGAGAATAGGGGTGATGACTCTCAGGTCACTGAGCTGCTGGACAAGACTGAGGAGATGGTGGCAGCAAACAGTGGAGATGTGTTTTACCCTGACATAGATATCAGTAAAGAAATGAACTGGAGTTCAGAAGAGTATCAGACATCACCACTGCCTCTGAAAAGAGCCAAGAGTATAGAAGGTGTCCCTCCAAACA AGTGGGGAGGTGGTAGATCTGATGTCCTGTCTCTGGGGAGCTCTGGCTATGCCTCCCAGACATCCAGACCTTCTGACCACAGCTCAGGGATTAAACCACAGAAATCTCCACACACCAGATTAAACCCTGAACCTGCACACAGCAGGGAACCACCAGGACCG ATCCCAACTTCTGTGATGCCTGAATTCACCTCACAAACTTCAGAGACTTCATACAG GCTCCAGTGCCCCCATGCAGGTGTGTTCCAGTGCAGGTTGACAGGTCTGGCCtttcagatggagggagagggggaggtgctcTACAGAACTGTCCAATGGGACGAAGGTCTGCTGGTCTCCACAGGCCAGACCCCTGCAGGACCCCTGTTCAACATCAGCTGTCCTCAGGGCTCTGTCTGTCAGCTGCACCTCCCACACTGTGAGATTCTCTCTG GAGGGGGTCTAAAGTCCTTGTCTGTGGCTCATGTCAGTGGTGGTAACGTGGAGCTTCCCCTATGGGGGTCTGGTGAGACGGTTGATACCCTCCCTCACCACCAGGGGGAAGGTGCTGTCCTTCCTCCAACTACTAGGCCCCAAGCGCTCTATTCTCAACCTGGTTGTTATACCACACAACGTTCCACTCCAAGAGGTAGTCCTTCCAACACGCCCAAAACACATCGGTATTTTAATCGCTATGGTTGTACCACAAGTCCTGAAAAGTGTGAATTGAAAGGGGTCAAA GTTGAATACATCGTCTTGTTTCAGGTGGGGAGGATGCAGAGAGCGGGCTCCTACATAGATGTGTGTTCAGACTGCACACTCTCTCGTGGAGAAGTCTACAGTGTCTGCTGTGATGTGGTGGAGGGAGATATGATCCAACCTAAG CATGTTCAGGTCTACTGGAACTATGGTCCAAACTACCACCCCACCTTCCAGGTGTTTCTCAACCCCAACACAGAGGAGGTGGGGCTGAGGCTTCTGGAGAAAGCGGGAAAAGGAGAGGCGGTGTGGACAGCACGTGTTCCACTAacag GTTCCTCAtcgctgggaggcaggcagacggaGCATGCTCAGAAGGGCTGTGCAGAAGAGCAGCTGCGCTCTGCAAGACTGACGTTTGTGGAGCGAGTGTCCATGCCTGTCCTGGATAATCTGCTAGATGGACTTCTGCAGGAGAGAGTGATCAAcgattgtgagagagaggcggCGATAGCGGAGAcacagagggtagagagagcgcGGGCCACCATCGACATGGTCCTGAGGAAAGGAGATGAGTCATGGTCTGTGATGAGACGCCTCCTGTGTGATATGGACCCTTACTTACATTCAACACTTGGCTTTAAATAA